The following proteins are encoded in a genomic region of Magnolia sinica isolate HGM2019 chromosome 1, MsV1, whole genome shotgun sequence:
- the LOC131249901 gene encoding (RS)-norcoclaurine 6-O-methyltransferase-like — translation MENAEREELVGQAIAWNHSMGSIDSMVFKCAVDTGIVEVIHGHGSPITLSQLAVSLPTPCTNIDVLRRIMRYLVHMQLFTLKNEGSDEEEESYGPTSATKYLLINEEKSIVPLLKLQMHEKCLAAWHIMGSCMQGKAGMSAFERMYGEGLWAYASKDPEHNCIFNEAMASGARQVVPALIDGYGEVFQGLTSLVDIGGGIGTTLRSIAKSFPHIKCTVLDLPHVVETAPSCPEVEFVAGNMFSSIPKADAVMLMVTYHSLLSRAIKNSLS, via the coding sequence ATGGAGAATGCTGAGAGAGAAGAGCTAGTGGGCCAAGCAATTGCGTGGAATCATTCAATGGGATCCATTGATTCCATGGTCTTCAAATGTGCGGTCGACACCGGAATAGTTGAAGTGATCCACGGCCATGGGTCGCCCATAACACTTTCTCAACTCGCGGTTTCACTTCCTACGCCTTGCACCAACATCGACGTCCTCCGTCGGATCATGCGCTACTTGGTGCACATGCAGCTCTTCACCCTAAAAAATGAAGGGTCCGATGAGGAGGAGGAATCATACGGGCCAACCTCGGCCACCAAATACCTCCTGATCAACGAGGAGAAGAGCATAGTACCGTTGTTGAAACTCCAGATGCACGAGAAATGCTTAGCTGCATGGCATATAATGGGGTCTTGCATGCAAGGCAAGGCCGGTATGTCTGCCTTTGAGAGGATGTATGGAGAGGGCCTCTGGGCCTATGCTTCCAAGGATCCAGAGCACAACTGCATCTTCAATGAAGCAATGGCTAGTGGGGCCCGACAAGTGGTGCCTGCGTTGATCGACGGCTATGGGGAAGTGTTCCAAGGGTTAACGTCTTTGGTGGATATAGGAGGCGGCATCGGCACCACTCTACGGTCCATCGCCAAGTCATTTCCCCACATAAAGTGCACCGTACTAGATCTTCCTCATGTGGTCGAGACAGCACCCAGCTGCCCAGAAGTGGAGTTTGTTGCCGGTAACATGTTCTCTTCCATACCCAAGGCCGACGCTGTTATGCTTATGGTAACGtatcactctcttctttctcgaGCAATTAAAAACTCGCTGAGTTGA